The segment AATGTTTTATGTGGTAAGGCGCTGGATCGGCCGTCGCAAGACTCCAGTCCCCCAACAGACAGTCGCCTATCTCGCTCAAGCGGGTGCTGCAGTTTCCGTTCTGGCTCTGATCGCCTGGCATCTGATTTCGCGGAACATCGGGCTCGGCGATGCCAACGAGACCGTCGCTCTATTGGCAGTGCAATGCATCAGTTGGCACATTGCAGTTTTTGCGTCGGTAAAAGGTTTTGAGAAGACAAGCCTGGTGCTGTGCGGCGCGATCGTATTCTTCGTCTGTTGCATGACCAGTCGATTCGACATCCTCTTGCTGGGCTCCATTTTTGCCGCCGCGGCCCTTTGGTGGTTGGCCGGGATCTACTGGTCAACGCTTGACTCAAAAGCCATCGACGGCAATCCAAAAACGATTCAAATTCACGGAGCATCGACTGCCATCGGAGTGATTGCGATCGCGATCGGGCTTGGGATTGCAATGCTCGTCCCTTTGTCAACGAACCGGATTTCTATCCGTGGCTTCATGCCATTTTCGGGCGGAGAAGAAGGCTATCAGGACGAATTTGCGACTTCTGGTGTCGGCGACGGAAACATGCTGATGGCCGGGAATAACGCAACCACGACCGGAGCAGTAGATTCGAACGAGTTCATCGAGGACGACAAGCCTTCGATGTACGACGTGATGACGGAAAAGTACGACGGACCAGCTCGCAAAAAAAAGTTCAATCGCGCGGTTGCTCTCGATGAGGTCGCCAAACACATCCATGACGTTGTGCAGTCTGAACAATCTGGCAGAACGTTCCGCACAATGCGAAACACGGACAAAACTTCCGACATCAAACTGAAAGACAAGCTGACGAAGGCTCTGTTTTTTGTGGAAGGATCGGTGCCGGCGAGGTTCGTCATTGAATCGTTTCAACATTTCGACGGGCTGGACTGGACAAGGTTACCCCTTGAAAAGACCGGTCCAACGCCGCCCAAACTGGTTTTGCAAACGCGAATGGAAAAGCCGGTTTTCAAGATGTGTCTTTTCAGGTCCGGCTACCTCACTTCGAGTCGCAGTCATCGAGTGAAGATCATGCGACTGCAAACTCCGAACCTTCCTTCGCCAGCCTTCCTTGATCGATGGCACATCGACCGGGTGAATGACCCGCAAATCTTCCAATGCAACGATGCCGGCCACGTGCAGTTTGCGGGAGAAGTGATTCCCGAGCAAACGGTGATCGACGTTCAGGGCTATGTGCCGAACTACCACACCATGCGATCCGCAAATGACCTTCGCAACTGTCGGCCTACCAGTTGGGGAAAGAAGATGTTGGGCAAGCTGGCTGGGGAGACCGAGGAGGATCCAGATCCGGCTTGGCAGCAAACGATGCCGAAGCTGTTCGACAAAGAGAACTCTCCGTTTTTACAAATCCCGGACAACGGTTCGCGTCAAGAAATTGAATCGCTGGCGAAAGCCTATACAGAAGGCATCCGTCCGGGCTGGAATCAAATCGAAGCCATCGTCAATCGCATACGGGAAGATTTTGAACTCGATCCTGAGTCCTCGGACGGCGGCAGTTCGGATGTCGTGATCTTAGAAGCCCCGGAGGACACCGTTGGGCAATTTCTGGATCAAAAAGGTGGGCCTTCCTGGATGTTCGCATCCAGTTGCGTCATGGCATTGCGAAGCGCGGGCTATCCCACTCGTTTGGCAAGCGGTTTTCTGGTGAAAGAAGAGGACTACAACCGGAAGGCTCGTCAATCGATTGTCACATCCGACAACATGCACATGTGGCCGGAAGTATGCCTGGACGGAAAGTACTGGATCCCTCTTGAGCCGACTCCGGGATTCCCGGTCCCGTACAGTACCGAAACGATGTGGCAATGGCTGACCTCGAAAGCATACGCCGCCTACTATTGGATTTGCGATCACCCGCTTACCTGTTTCCTGGTGGCGACGGGTCTCGTTTTGACCTACCTGTATCGCGTGAATTTCATCACGTTTCTGATGTTGATCTGGTGGCACCTGAGTCGATGTTTCTGGCCTCAAAACTTGCTTCGTGCGACGAGGCAATTGATCGATCTACGATTCTGGGCGGCAGGTGACAGCCGACCGCTGTCCAAAACGATCATGTCCTGGTACAGCCGGGTCGATCCGGGACTTTCGACTGGATTCTATGACCTGTGGAACGGCCAGAACTACGGCGACCAACAAAACATTGGCCGAGCGGATCTGGCTGCTCACTGTCGGCAGCAGATCGAACAATTGACCCTCAAGAAAATCAAAACGTTCGTCATCGAAAAATCCAAACGAGAGGCACCATGATTCAGAACCTTGAACCGAAGATATCCAACGAGAAAGTTGACGCTCTCAGGGATGCTCTGAACGCTGCATTGGTCGGCAAAGCGGACGTCGTCGAAATGGTCATCGCTTGCATCCTTGCTCAGGGACATCTGCTGTTCGACGACCTCCCGGGACTTGGAAAGACAACGCTTGCGAAAGCAATTGCGTCTGCGATCGGAGGCAATTTTGCGCGTGTTCAATGTACGCCTGACCTGCTTCCCACCGACATCTCCGGCTTCAATGTCTTTAACCAAAAACTGCAGGAGTTTCAGTTCAGACCGGGCCCCGTTTTTTCGGACCTGTTGTTGGCAGACGAAATCAATCGGGCAACGCCGCGAACACAGAGCTCGCTTTTCGAAGCGATGGCAGAGTGGCAAGTAACGCTGGACAATCAAACGATGCCGTTGGCCAAGACCTTCCTTGTGCTGGCGACTCAGAACCCGACCGAAAGCCATGGCGTGTTCCCGCTGCCAGAAGCTCAGCTTGACCGTTTTGCGATCAAGCTGAGCATTGGATATCCGTCACGGCTCAATGAGATCCAGATGCTTGCGGACAAGGTGGGAGACACCGGAGATGCTGTCGAACCACAACCGGTTCTCACTCTTGATGAGCTGGAAAAGTTCCAAAAAGAGGTCGTGGGCATCAAGGTCAGCGAAAACGTACGCGGCTACCTCGTCGATCTTGCCGCGGTCACAAGAGATCACGACGAAGTCGATACCGGATTAAGCCCGCGTGGCCTGATCATTTGGCAACGAATGGCCCAAGCCTGGGCGTGGATGCGAGGGCAGGAGTTTGTCACGCCAGACGACATCCAAACGGTCGCCAAACCGGTCCTTCGACTTCGAATCTCCAGCCGGAAAATCGATGCGGATCGAATTATCGACGAAGTCATCGACTCTGTGAAAGTTCCCGGCCTGTAGACCTCGATCGTTCAACCTTGATTCAATTTTAAAACTTGTTGCGCCAGTGATTATCCGGCGCTCACAAATCAGGAAATCTCAAATGCTTACCAAACAAAGCCTCCCAGGTGTTTCGTGGCTTCTCATTGCCGCAGCGTTTCTGTTCGTCGGCTGCGGCGAAGAAGTTGCAGTTGAACAGGCAGCGAAACCGTTGCCAAAACTTGACTTTCACAAACCAGAGAGTTTTGAAGCGGCGGTGGCACGGATTCGTGAAATCCACAATGCGATTGTGTCGGAAGAAGCACTTCCAGCGCCAATCACCTATACGGTTGTCGAAGTCAGCCACGCCCATGGCGACGGCAATCCTCACGTGCACTATCACCTCGCCGAAACCGAGGACCATTCGCACGAAGGACACGATCACGAAGGACACGATCACGAAGGACACGATCACGAGGGCCACGATCATGACGGTCATGACCATGGAGACCACGATCATCGCGACCCGTTCAAAGCGGAACCGCCACGGCATAAGGTTTCAGTTGACTTGTTCACGGAACTGGAGGACATCGTCCGCTGGTTGCCGGCGATCGCGTCAGACGGTGACCTTCCGCAGGATCAGTGGAATCAAGCCAACGCATTGTCTGAAGATATGACAGGGCGACTGGAATCGATCCAAGGTGACGGGATGCCACTGCTCCAACGTGCCAGCTATCAGGAAAAGGCTGCTGAGATGGAGAAATGCCTGGGCGAACTGGAGGCGATTGTTGTGCCAACGACTTCACCTTCCAAAAGCGAACCAAGCGAATAGCTCGCTCGGCGATGGCGTTGCGATGGTGTCCGTCGCGTCTGGCCTGACTGACACTGAACTAAACGCGGAACTTTTTCGGAATCGCAGAATCGCAATGCTGGAATACTATCTTTTCGGAGGCGGCTTACGTCTTGGACAAATCATCATCTATTCTTCTCTGTGGCTGGTGATCGGTTTCATTGTTGCAGGTATTTTCCGCAACATGCTGGGGCCCGCGAAAGTCAGAAAGCTGTTTGGTGAAGGAACGAAGCGTGGAATTTTTACCGGTTGGCTGATCGGAATGCTGCTTCCCGTCTGCTCGCTGGGAGCGATTCCGATCGTTCGCGAACTGTATCGCTCGAAAGTCAAAGGCGGAACGATCATCGCGTTTGGACTGACCGCGCCGCTGTTCAATCCGATGTCGATCCTCTACGGACTGACACTGTCAGATCCGATTGCCATACTTTCATTTTCGCTTTGCGCGTTGGTGATTGTTGGTTTGCTGGGCATTCTCTGGGACCGTTTCTACCCGGACACGGTAGAAGAATTCCCCGACGTCAAAATGCCTGCTCCTGGGATCAAGCGAATCGCGGCTGTCTTCTACTCGGCCGTTCGTGACGCGACAGGATCGACATTGATCTATGTCCTCATCGGAATCGCGTGCTCGGTTTTGACTGCGGTATCGTTTGAAAAAGGCCACTTGCAATACGGAGTCGAACAGGACAACGTCCTAGCTCCGGTGCTCGTCGCGGCCGTCGCGTTGCCGATCTACAGCACGCCGCTTTTGGCGATGAGTCAGGTTGGCGGAATGTTTCAACATGGCAACTCCATCGGAGGCGCGTTTGCGCTGCTCATTCTCGGCGCAGGAGCCAACATCGGGCTGCTGGTGTGGTTCAACGTGACCTATGGATGGAAACGGAGCTTGGCTTTCCTCACCTTATTGTTTGTGACGACGATTGCTCTCGCGTATGCGATCGACAAACCGCTTACACCGAAAGGCATCACACCGGCAGGCCATTCGCACGCATTCGATGTCTACACTCACCCGTTCAACAAAAGCCAATCAGATATCGGACGTATTTGGCGAACACAGCTTTCAGAATTTTGGCGAGTCAACGAGCTTGGCGGTACGTGGATTCTTGGCGGTTTCCTGTTGGCTGGAATCGTTATTCGATGCTGCGGCACGGCCCGGGTTGAGTCATGGCTCTATTCGGAATCTCCCGCACCGGAACGCAAATACGACTTCGATGTTCCCGGCTGGGTTTTGGGCGGTACGACGGTCAGCGGTTTGATCGCAGCGAGTGTCGTTGGATGCTATTTTTACTATCCGTCTCCGGAGCAACTGCTGCCGGACCTGTCCACGATCAACACCGAGTGCGTATTGTCAGCGAAGAACCAGCAATGGGAAGCCGCCGAAAAGTGGATTCCTTACGCAGACGATCTCTCGAGGCGATTGGAAGTCGGTGTGTTTTTGCGCAACGGTTCGGTCGACGAGTTCAAGACCGCGAAAGCCAAAACCTATCGTGACAAACTGGACAAGCTAAAAGAGCTGGTCGAGCAGCGTGAAGGCGAAAACATCGAGGCTTACGCGATGGACCTTTCGAAATCCTATCAGCGGTTGAGCCGGGCGTTCAAGGACGAAGCAGAGTAACGGCAGGAACAGGCTAACCAGTTCGTGTCGCGTGCGGAATCGAGTCCGGAATTTCGGGCTCACTTCGGTTACTCCGCGTTCTTCTTTTCGTAGACGACGGACAGGAACGCGTCGACGTCTTTGAACTTCTTCTTTTCCACCAGCACGTCGTCGACCATCTTGCGAGACTCCTGCTCGGAATGCCCGAAACTGACCAAAATCTGATAGACCTCTTCCGCGATCGACGGTGCAGTGCCAGAGCCCTGATCGCCCTCGGCCGCAGGAACCAGCAAGGCAAAGCGAGCCATCTTGCGACGTAGTTTGGCCACGATCCGCTCCGCCGTTGCGGCACCGATTCCAGGCATCGTGGTCAACGTTTTCACGTCCTGTTGCTCGATCGAACGAGCCACATCCGGAACCGGTCGGACCATCGCTTTGAGCGCCTTCTTCACGCCCAACCCGTCGACCGAACAGAACACTTCGAAGAATTGCTTTTCCGCGACGCTGTTAAATCCGATCAAACGCGGCGTCATCCGGCCGCCTTTCTGCACATTGCCGTCGATGTACTGAATCGTGTGCAAAGTGATCTGTTCGCCCAGCTTCATCTGAATCTGCCGTCGCGTAAACTCGGGCACGAGGACTTCGTATTCAAACGGAGGCACTTCCAGAACAGCACAGTCGTCAGGCAGCGCGCACAGCAGTCCGGTAATTTTTCGAATCATAGAATGGAGGTCGGTCGTGAGGATAAAAAGTGGTGGCAGATCGCGATCGCGGCCGCATCCGCCACGTCCGCGGGTTCTGGAATGGAATCGAGATTCAACTGTGTCGCGACGGCGAGCTGAACTTGCGACTTTGGCGCTCGGCCATTTCCCGTCATGACTTTTTTGACTTGGGTCGCCGCGTAGGGCATCACCGAAACACCGTTTTCCGCGCACGCCAAACAGATGACTCCACGGGCGTGGCCCATGATGATCGCGGTCGTCGGATTCGCATAGTGACTGTACAGTTCTTCCAGTCCCGCACAATCGGGCTTGAGTCGTTGAATGACTTCGGTCAGCCCTTCGTGGATTTCTTTCAGCCGATCGCCGAGCGAATCTTTGCGCTTGCTGCGAACGATCCCGCCTTCCACGATTTGGAACTGATTGCCATCGGTATCGAGCACGCTGTAGCCCGTAATATTCAGGCCCGGATCGATGCCAAGGATTCTTGTTTTGCCGTCCATGAAGTTACCTTTCAGTCTTCCCGCGTCAGCAACGCAACGCACTGAGCCTGCATAATTTTTCCAGAGCCAACATCGCCGACGCCTTCTCCCGTTTTGGCTTTCACGCCCACGCAGTCCGGAGAGATGAACAGAATCTGGGCGACGCGAATCGCAATCGCTGGCTTGTACGGCGAAAGTTTTGGCTTCTGCGCGAACACAATGCAATCGAGATTGGCGATCGACCAACCTTCATCGGCAGCCCGCCGCCACGCGAGGCTCAACATTTCAGCCGAATCCCGGTTTTTGTTTTCTTCGGCGTTGTCAGGAAAGAGCTCACCGATGTCGCCCATCGCCGCGGCACCCAGAATCGCGTCGGTGATTGCATGCAGCAGCACGTCGGCGTCGCTGTGGCCGGCAAGATGAAAGTCAAACTCGATGTCGACGCCACCGATCTTGAGCGGGCCGCCTGGTTCGAGGCGATGCGTGTCGTGTCCGATCCCGATTCGATGTTGCATGTTGAGTTCTGCGTGGTTTGTCAAAGACGAAATGGTGGGTGCCATGATTGCGAATGTGTAAGCATGCTCACGAAAGCGCGAGGCATGGGCCCCGGTGCTTCTGTGAGCGACAGGGCGCTAGCCGTCGTTTCGCCGCACCCTCGATACCGGCGGCTAGCGCCGTGCCGCTCAATGGATCAACCCGTATTGGGCTTCCAGCGCGATTCGCGATTGAATCCGTGAATTTTACTCATCGGATACCGTCGCGACGCTCTTTCGGTAAGACTATTGTACGGCTCGCGTCTGAATCGACGTAGGCCATTCCACTCGCCTGACTCCGACCTATAATCTCGGCTCGCAAACGCTTCTTAAACACGCATCAAAATGCCC is part of the Mariniblastus fucicola genome and harbors:
- a CDS encoding transglutaminase-like domain-containing protein; translated protein: MRLDSPNRTSPVPVNNELHWNPIALLGALLAGFAVHMFRMDHHRWVPAIWIEFAAFSLASVAMFYVVRRWIGRRKTPVPQQTVAYLAQAGAAVSVLALIAWHLISRNIGLGDANETVALLAVQCISWHIAVFASVKGFEKTSLVLCGAIVFFVCCMTSRFDILLLGSIFAAAALWWLAGIYWSTLDSKAIDGNPKTIQIHGASTAIGVIAIAIGLGIAMLVPLSTNRISIRGFMPFSGGEEGYQDEFATSGVGDGNMLMAGNNATTTGAVDSNEFIEDDKPSMYDVMTEKYDGPARKKKFNRAVALDEVAKHIHDVVQSEQSGRTFRTMRNTDKTSDIKLKDKLTKALFFVEGSVPARFVIESFQHFDGLDWTRLPLEKTGPTPPKLVLQTRMEKPVFKMCLFRSGYLTSSRSHRVKIMRLQTPNLPSPAFLDRWHIDRVNDPQIFQCNDAGHVQFAGEVIPEQTVIDVQGYVPNYHTMRSANDLRNCRPTSWGKKMLGKLAGETEEDPDPAWQQTMPKLFDKENSPFLQIPDNGSRQEIESLAKAYTEGIRPGWNQIEAIVNRIREDFELDPESSDGGSSDVVILEAPEDTVGQFLDQKGGPSWMFASSCVMALRSAGYPTRLASGFLVKEEDYNRKARQSIVTSDNMHMWPEVCLDGKYWIPLEPTPGFPVPYSTETMWQWLTSKAYAAYYWICDHPLTCFLVATGLVLTYLYRVNFITFLMLIWWHLSRCFWPQNLLRATRQLIDLRFWAAGDSRPLSKTIMSWYSRVDPGLSTGFYDLWNGQNYGDQQNIGRADLAAHCRQQIEQLTLKKIKTFVIEKSKREAP
- a CDS encoding AAA family ATPase, which translates into the protein MIQNLEPKISNEKVDALRDALNAALVGKADVVEMVIACILAQGHLLFDDLPGLGKTTLAKAIASAIGGNFARVQCTPDLLPTDISGFNVFNQKLQEFQFRPGPVFSDLLLADEINRATPRTQSSLFEAMAEWQVTLDNQTMPLAKTFLVLATQNPTESHGVFPLPEAQLDRFAIKLSIGYPSRLNEIQMLADKVGDTGDAVEPQPVLTLDELEKFQKEVVGIKVSENVRGYLVDLAAVTRDHDEVDTGLSPRGLIIWQRMAQAWAWMRGQEFVTPDDIQTVAKPVLRLRISSRKIDADRIIDEVIDSVKVPGL
- a CDS encoding permease; this translates as MLEYYLFGGGLRLGQIIIYSSLWLVIGFIVAGIFRNMLGPAKVRKLFGEGTKRGIFTGWLIGMLLPVCSLGAIPIVRELYRSKVKGGTIIAFGLTAPLFNPMSILYGLTLSDPIAILSFSLCALVIVGLLGILWDRFYPDTVEEFPDVKMPAPGIKRIAAVFYSAVRDATGSTLIYVLIGIACSVLTAVSFEKGHLQYGVEQDNVLAPVLVAAVALPIYSTPLLAMSQVGGMFQHGNSIGGAFALLILGAGANIGLLVWFNVTYGWKRSLAFLTLLFVTTIALAYAIDKPLTPKGITPAGHSHAFDVYTHPFNKSQSDIGRIWRTQLSEFWRVNELGGTWILGGFLLAGIVIRCCGTARVESWLYSESPAPERKYDFDVPGWVLGGTTVSGLIAASVVGCYFYYPSPEQLLPDLSTINTECVLSAKNQQWEAAEKWIPYADDLSRRLEVGVFLRNGSVDEFKTAKAKTYRDKLDKLKELVEQREGENIEAYAMDLSKSYQRLSRAFKDEAE
- the ruvA gene encoding Holliday junction branch migration protein RuvA, which encodes MIRKITGLLCALPDDCAVLEVPPFEYEVLVPEFTRRQIQMKLGEQITLHTIQYIDGNVQKGGRMTPRLIGFNSVAEKQFFEVFCSVDGLGVKKALKAMVRPVPDVARSIEQQDVKTLTTMPGIGAATAERIVAKLRRKMARFALLVPAAEGDQGSGTAPSIAEEVYQILVSFGHSEQESRKMVDDVLVEKKKFKDVDAFLSVVYEKKNAE
- the ruvC gene encoding crossover junction endodeoxyribonuclease RuvC → MDGKTRILGIDPGLNITGYSVLDTDGNQFQIVEGGIVRSKRKDSLGDRLKEIHEGLTEVIQRLKPDCAGLEELYSHYANPTTAIIMGHARGVICLACAENGVSVMPYAATQVKKVMTGNGRAPKSQVQLAVATQLNLDSIPEPADVADAAAIAICHHFLSSRPTSIL
- the ispF gene encoding 2-C-methyl-D-erythritol 2,4-cyclodiphosphate synthase, with the translated sequence MQHRIGIGHDTHRLEPGGPLKIGGVDIEFDFHLAGHSDADVLLHAITDAILGAAAMGDIGELFPDNAEENKNRDSAEMLSLAWRRAADEGWSIANLDCIVFAQKPKLSPYKPAIAIRVAQILFISPDCVGVKAKTGEGVGDVGSGKIMQAQCVALLTRED